One region of Metallosphaera sedula DSM 5348 genomic DNA includes:
- a CDS encoding alcohol dehydrogenase catalytic domain-containing protein: MKAILFEKSGLENLRVGEVKDPEPGSHDVVIRVKESGVNPIDYFVVAGIQVKPMPHIPGAEVYGEVEKVGDHVKTVKPGDKVVVYNRVFDGNCDMCLRGDEMLCRNGGIMSLVTQGGWAEKMVVPEKNLVKVNLDSALAASLPVAALTSYHALKETEVGVGKTVVVFGASGNTGMFAVQLAKKMGARVIAVSRKSWLKEFGADEIADYSNMKEVVEKATNGRMADVVINSLGTSAWDASMSVLGRRGKLVVFGTLTGAEVKLNLSAVYSAHGQIVGTTGGTRAELVELAEICSDCKVKVHREYPLEKAAEALRELNSGGRDGRIMLKIQ, translated from the coding sequence ATGAAAGCTATTCTATTTGAGAAATCTGGATTGGAAAACCTAAGGGTAGGTGAGGTAAAAGATCCCGAACCCGGATCACATGATGTTGTAATAAGGGTAAAGGAATCTGGGGTGAACCCCATCGACTACTTTGTCGTGGCAGGTATACAGGTGAAGCCCATGCCCCACATTCCAGGTGCAGAGGTGTATGGAGAGGTAGAGAAGGTAGGGGATCACGTGAAGACCGTGAAACCTGGGGACAAGGTGGTGGTGTATAACAGGGTGTTTGACGGCAACTGTGATATGTGCCTACGCGGGGATGAGATGTTGTGCAGAAATGGTGGAATCATGAGCCTGGTGACCCAAGGGGGCTGGGCAGAAAAGATGGTGGTACCGGAGAAGAACCTCGTGAAGGTAAACCTGGATTCGGCACTGGCCGCAAGCTTACCCGTAGCAGCACTCACCTCGTACCACGCCCTTAAGGAGACTGAGGTTGGAGTCGGGAAGACAGTGGTAGTGTTTGGGGCCTCAGGGAACACCGGTATGTTCGCAGTTCAGTTGGCCAAGAAGATGGGAGCGAGGGTGATAGCGGTGTCAAGAAAGTCATGGCTTAAGGAATTTGGGGCAGACGAGATCGCAGATTACTCCAACATGAAAGAGGTTGTGGAGAAGGCCACGAACGGGAGGATGGCCGACGTGGTGATTAACTCGCTGGGTACCTCGGCCTGGGACGCTTCCATGAGCGTCTTGGGACGAAGGGGGAAACTGGTTGTCTTCGGCACCCTAACCGGGGCTGAGGTCAAGCTCAACCTATCAGCAGTATATTCAGCTCATGGACAAATTGTGGGGACTACTGGTGGAACCAGGGCAGAGCTTGTGGAGTTGGCAGAGATCTGCTCCGACTGCAAGGTTAAGGTTCACAGGGAGTACCCTCTGGAGAAGGCAGCGGAGGCACTTAGGGAGCTCAACTCTGGAGGTAGGGATGGAAGGATAATGTTGAAGATCCAATGA
- the thiC gene encoding phosphomethylpyrimidine synthase ThiC has protein sequence MTQILEARRGNVTEEMRKIAEIEGVSPEKIRDRVATGRVVILKNLKRNLRKYTAVGEGLSTKVNVNIGASTDHYNIEEELRKVEIANRYGADSLMDLTDGGDIDSMRRMVIEHAEMPVGTVPIYQVYYEMVTRRKYVIDFTPDELFRVIRKQLDDGVDFITVHTGITLELSRKLVEKKRVAGIVSRGGTIMAAWSLHNQRENPLYSEFDYLLEIAREYDVTLSLGDALRPGGIADAHDEFQVAELINNARLARRAVEKGVQVMIEGPGHMPLDQIEMDIKLEKELSGGVPYYVLGILPTDIAAGYDHIAGAIGGAVASAHGADMLCYLTPAEHLSLPTPEQVKEGLIAFKIAAHVGDTIKLGERAREKDREMSVARASLNWLKMFSLTFDQDRAKQIYTQYKDKPLGSCTMCGDLCVYLVLPRVTEKMKRT, from the coding sequence ATGACACAAATCCTCGAGGCGAGAAGGGGAAATGTCACCGAGGAGATGAGGAAGATCGCTGAAATCGAGGGAGTATCTCCGGAAAAGATTAGGGATAGGGTCGCTACAGGCAGAGTAGTAATTCTCAAGAACTTGAAAAGAAACTTGAGGAAGTACACCGCAGTAGGGGAGGGGCTCTCAACGAAGGTGAACGTTAATATTGGTGCCTCGACTGATCATTACAATATAGAAGAGGAACTGAGGAAGGTGGAGATAGCGAATAGATACGGAGCGGATTCCCTAATGGACCTAACCGATGGCGGTGACATAGATTCCATGAGGAGGATGGTAATAGAACACGCAGAAATGCCCGTGGGGACGGTCCCCATTTATCAGGTATATTATGAGATGGTCACAAGAAGGAAGTACGTAATCGACTTCACGCCTGATGAACTTTTCAGGGTGATAAGGAAACAGTTAGATGACGGAGTTGACTTCATCACTGTTCACACTGGAATTACCCTCGAGCTCTCCAGAAAACTAGTTGAGAAGAAAAGAGTGGCAGGTATCGTGAGCAGGGGTGGAACTATCATGGCTGCATGGTCCCTACATAATCAAAGGGAGAACCCGCTTTATTCAGAGTTCGATTATCTCCTGGAAATAGCAAGGGAATATGATGTTACCCTGAGCCTTGGAGATGCGCTCAGACCTGGAGGAATTGCTGATGCGCATGACGAGTTCCAGGTAGCTGAGCTCATAAATAACGCTAGGTTGGCCAGGAGGGCGGTCGAAAAGGGAGTCCAGGTAATGATAGAGGGACCTGGTCACATGCCCTTAGATCAGATAGAGATGGACATAAAACTTGAGAAGGAACTCTCTGGAGGAGTTCCATATTACGTCCTAGGAATTTTACCTACCGATATAGCTGCAGGCTATGATCACATTGCCGGAGCCATAGGAGGTGCAGTCGCCTCAGCTCACGGAGCTGATATGTTATGTTATCTTACACCTGCAGAACATCTTTCCTTGCCTACCCCAGAACAAGTGAAGGAGGGACTCATAGCATTTAAGATAGCTGCCCATGTGGGGGATACGATTAAACTCGGGGAGAGGGCTAGGGAAAAGGACAGAGAAATGAGCGTGGCTAGGGCCTCTCTCAATTGGTTGAAGATGTTCTCGCTCACCTTCGATCAGGATAGGGCGAAACAGATCTACACTCAATACAAAGACAAGCCTCTCGGTTCATGCACCATGTGTGGAGACCTTTGCGTCTACCTGGTACTACCCAGAGTTACCGAGAAAATGAAGAGAACTTGA
- a CDS encoding cation diffusion facilitator family transporter, which produces MRSLLGFWSTTAFLLVLSFVGRSATLGSESLHSVLDAIVVTLTWMASRVLDRRDNIYTYGMHRLEVLYSLLNVITVVVGVVIGLVFSVTLLVLRVSDNPWIVMMASLVALGFSILSSTEHGDEIKEGIRIHALLDSLTFALGAVVGFVVLITGLPWVDPLGSFLVLGVLALTSLGNVKEGIYTLMERSPVNVKEVEDSLKSVFRTVHHVHVWNICPHMRVATLHVIEEPNVTLGQIDEKRREVERILRDKFNVTHVTIQFESRDEEIESGFGSLTG; this is translated from the coding sequence ATGAGAAGTCTTCTGGGGTTCTGGTCAACCACTGCGTTTCTGCTGGTTCTCTCCTTCGTGGGTAGGAGCGCGACCTTGGGCTCGGAGTCCCTTCACTCCGTGCTGGATGCGATCGTGGTCACCCTGACCTGGATGGCGTCAAGGGTTCTGGACAGGAGGGACAACATCTACACCTACGGCATGCACAGGCTAGAGGTGCTGTACTCGCTCCTGAACGTGATTACCGTCGTGGTGGGAGTGGTGATCGGTTTAGTGTTCTCCGTGACTCTGCTGGTTCTCAGGGTGAGCGATAACCCGTGGATCGTGATGATGGCCTCCCTCGTGGCGTTGGGATTCTCGATCCTCTCGTCAACGGAACACGGAGATGAGATCAAGGAGGGGATAAGGATTCACGCACTCCTTGACTCCCTTACCTTTGCCTTAGGGGCAGTCGTGGGGTTCGTAGTCCTGATCACTGGACTTCCGTGGGTTGACCCCCTCGGCTCATTCCTAGTACTGGGAGTTTTGGCACTAACTAGCCTTGGAAACGTTAAGGAGGGGATCTACACGTTGATGGAGAGATCTCCCGTGAACGTGAAGGAGGTTGAGGACAGCCTCAAATCAGTTTTCCGGACAGTTCACCACGTTCACGTATGGAATATATGCCCTCACATGAGGGTGGCAACCCTGCACGTCATTGAGGAGCCTAATGTAACCCTTGGACAAATTGACGAAAAGAGAAGGGAGGTCGAGAGGATATTAAGGGACAAGTTCAACGTGACCCACGTGACCATCCAATTTGAGTCTAGGGATGAAGAGATCGAATCAGGTTTTGGTTCCTTAACTGGATGA